The proteins below come from a single Candidatus Zixiibacteriota bacterium genomic window:
- the rbfA gene encoding 30S ribosome-binding factor RbfA gives MKSFKRSSRVADQIQRDVSDIVSAMLRDKVDAMVTISAVNVSDDLRHAKIYYTVLGGEKKLDEIKDVFDRSTGYVQRELAHRLRIRRIPEISFKYDTSLIEGIRLTTKIDQVIEKDIIGGNKQEIHDPETISQIIDTLNNSEKVLIVGHINPDGDSIGSQLGFAGYLDQKNIKCRIINEGTIPFNYEFLPGIDQIENIENLNGGDDSFDTVVFIECSTGDRCGKVASLIDPENQKIINIDHHRDNSSFGHINFVDNEASAAGEMIYDILLYASAEIDSNIATNLYTAIVTDTGQFQYSCTTSRSLRIAAVLMDKGIDYIEIINELYHNYTPGAMRLLGTSLLNQEYHLDGKVCYMTVTDDLLEQTGSAKKDTEGLINYSISLAGVVIGVLFREISANVTKASFRSANGIDIIKVAAKYGGGGHRIACGCTLETSLDEAKKMILADIKELLNGTI, from the coding sequence ATGAAATCATTTAAGCGTTCAAGTCGTGTTGCTGATCAAATCCAACGAGATGTCTCGGATATCGTCAGCGCCATGCTTCGTGATAAAGTTGACGCGATGGTAACTATCAGCGCCGTTAATGTTTCTGACGATTTGCGGCATGCTAAAATATATTATACCGTTCTCGGCGGTGAGAAGAAACTGGATGAAATAAAAGACGTCTTCGACCGGTCAACGGGTTATGTCCAGAGAGAACTGGCTCATCGTTTAAGAATCCGACGTATACCCGAAATCTCTTTTAAGTATGATACCTCTCTGATCGAAGGAATTCGATTAACGACAAAGATTGATCAAGTTATTGAAAAAGACATTATAGGCGGTAACAAACAAGAAATTCACGATCCGGAAACGATTAGTCAAATAATTGATACGCTGAATAATTCGGAAAAGGTTCTGATCGTGGGGCATATCAATCCGGACGGGGATTCCATTGGATCACAACTGGGCTTTGCGGGGTATTTAGATCAAAAGAATATTAAATGCCGGATTATCAATGAGGGTACTATTCCATTCAACTATGAGTTTTTGCCCGGGATCGATCAAATTGAGAATATTGAGAACCTTAACGGAGGTGATGATTCATTTGATACGGTTGTGTTTATTGAATGCTCCACTGGTGATCGTTGCGGCAAGGTAGCCTCGCTAATAGATCCTGAAAATCAGAAAATTATAAATATCGATCATCATCGGGATAATAGTTCATTCGGCCATATCAATTTTGTCGATAATGAAGCCTCCGCCGCAGGAGAAATGATTTATGATATTCTTCTTTATGCGTCGGCTGAAATCGATTCCAATATCGCAACCAATTTATATACCGCCATCGTAACCGATACTGGTCAATTTCAGTATAGCTGCACGACCTCCCGCAGTCTGAGAATTGCCGCGGTCTTAATGGATAAAGGCATTGACTATATTGAAATCATAAATGAGTTGTATCACAATTATACACCGGGAGCGATGCGGTTGTTGGGAACTTCTCTTTTGAATCAGGAATATCACCTCGACGGCAAAGTATGCTATATGACGGTCACTGATGATTTGCTCGAGCAAACCGGCTCTGCCAAAAAAGACACCGAGGGATTGATAAATTATTCCATTAGCCTGGCCGGGGTTGTTATCGGAGTGTTATTTCGGGAAATATCAGCAAACGTTACTAAGGCCTCATTTCGTTCGGCCAATGGTATAGATATTATAAAAGTAGCGGCCAAATACGGCGGTGGGGGCCATCGCATTGCCTGTGGTTGCACTCTTGAGACATCCTTGGATGAAGCCAAAAAAATGATTTTAGCCGATATTAAGGAATTGCTAAATGGAACGATTTGA
- a CDS encoding proline--tRNA ligase, whose amino-acid sequence MRWSKTYIPTLREVPAEAELISHQYLLRAGYMRRLAAGVYNYLPLMQRVLNNISTIVREEMDASGAIEILMPVLHPAELWQKSGRWDTIGKELVRLKDRHDHDMVLGPTHEEVITNLVSGELKSYRQMPLNMYQIQTKFRDEIRPRFGLMRGREFIMKDAYTFDVDLEAHKIAYQKMVDAYFKVFERCGVAAKKVESDTGAMGGTGAHEFMVLVETDGGEEIILSCDSCDYAANIEKATFRELNPPEQDNEQKPIEEVDTPNAATIEEITAFLKLPAHRFAKTLLYLADGKPVAAMIRGDRQINELKLNNYFGCLKLEMAGPETVEEITKAPVGFAGPISLTIPIIADPEVEAMTNFVTGANKKDTHILNVNSDRDFKAAAIVDLINAETGEGCPRCNKGRLEKYRGIEVGNTFSLGTKYSDSLGGKYLDTGGNEKPYFMGSYGIGITRTAQAAIEKYHDDKGIIWPKAIAPYQVIICPLNMTNQEQIEIAERIYSQLIEAGYEVILDDRAERAGVKFNDADLIGIPLRIALGNKSLAKGKVELKLRNETDVELVQIGEIVQKTAEFLDRAI is encoded by the coding sequence ATGCGCTGGAGTAAAACATACATACCGACTCTTCGGGAAGTTCCCGCCGAGGCCGAATTAATTTCTCATCAATATCTTCTCAGGGCCGGATATATGCGCCGACTGGCCGCAGGGGTGTATAATTATCTTCCTCTGATGCAAAGAGTTCTGAACAATATCTCAACCATTGTGCGAGAAGAGATGGACGCCTCGGGGGCTATTGAAATTCTCATGCCTGTTTTGCATCCGGCAGAATTATGGCAAAAATCCGGTCGCTGGGACACCATCGGTAAAGAATTGGTCCGTCTCAAAGATCGCCATGACCATGATATGGTCCTCGGGCCGACTCATGAAGAGGTTATAACCAATCTTGTCTCCGGAGAATTAAAAAGCTATCGCCAGATGCCTCTCAATATGTATCAGATTCAAACCAAGTTTCGAGACGAAATCCGTCCCCGTTTCGGATTGATGCGCGGGCGCGAATTTATAATGAAAGACGCTTATACTTTTGACGTTGATTTGGAAGCACACAAAATCGCTTATCAAAAAATGGTTGACGCCTATTTTAAAGTCTTTGAGCGTTGCGGTGTTGCCGCCAAAAAGGTTGAATCAGATACCGGAGCCATGGGCGGAACCGGAGCTCACGAATTTATGGTCCTGGTCGAAACCGACGGCGGAGAAGAGATTATTCTATCCTGCGATTCCTGCGATTATGCTGCCAATATCGAAAAAGCTACTTTTAGAGAATTAAACCCACCCGAGCAGGATAACGAACAAAAACCAATCGAAGAAGTTGACACTCCAAACGCCGCTACTATCGAAGAGATTACCGCGTTTCTCAAATTGCCTGCTCACCGTTTTGCCAAAACCTTATTATATCTGGCCGATGGAAAACCGGTGGCGGCGATGATTCGGGGCGACCGGCAAATCAATGAACTTAAATTAAATAACTACTTCGGCTGTCTGAAACTCGAAATGGCCGGTCCGGAAACGGTCGAAGAAATTACAAAAGCGCCGGTAGGTTTCGCCGGCCCGATAAGTCTCACAATTCCCATTATAGCCGATCCTGAAGTCGAGGCGATGACTAATTTCGTAACCGGGGCCAACAAAAAGGACACGCATATTCTGAACGTCAATTCGGACCGGGATTTCAAAGCCGCGGCGATAGTTGACCTTATCAATGCCGAAACTGGGGAAGGGTGCCCCCGCTGCAATAAAGGGCGGCTTGAGAAATATCGAGGAATTGAAGTCGGCAACACATTTTCGCTCGGAACCAAATATTCCGATAGCCTGGGAGGCAAATACCTCGATACCGGAGGTAACGAGAAGCCTTATTTTATGGGTTCTTACGGAATTGGAATTACTCGAACGGCGCAGGCAGCGATTGAAAAATACCATGACGATAAAGGGATAATCTGGCCCAAAGCGATTGCGCCATATCAAGTGATAATTTGCCCGCTTAATATGACAAATCAAGAACAGATCGAAATAGCCGAAAGAATCTATTCCCAGCTAATCGAAGCAGGTTATGAGGTTATTTTAGATGATCGGGCCGAACGGGCCGGCGTCAAGTTCAATGACGCGGATTTAATAGGTATTCCGCTCCGAATAGCATTGGGAAACAAATCCCTGGCTAAGGGCAAAGTCGAGCTAAAACTTAGAAATGAAACCGATGTGGAACTGGTCCAAATAGGCGAAATAGTTCAAAAAACTGCCGAATTTTTGGATCGCGCAATTTAA
- a CDS encoding DUF503 domain-containing protein: MIIGCLKVMLNIPAARSLKDKRRVIKSLITRIHNRHNASVAEVGENERHQSCLLGTAVVSNDSGHANQCLSAIVNMIERESESYIVDYEIELL, translated from the coding sequence GTGATTATTGGTTGTTTGAAAGTAATGCTGAATATTCCTGCGGCCCGCTCGCTTAAAGATAAGCGGCGAGTAATTAAATCCCTGATTACTCGAATACACAATCGGCATAACGCGTCCGTAGCTGAAGTGGGTGAAAATGAGAGGCATCAATCTTGTCTTCTGGGAACCGCCGTGGTATCCAATGATAGCGGTCACGCCAATCAGTGTTTGTCGGCAATCGTTAATATGATTGAACGAGAGAGCGAATCCTATATTGTTGACTATGAAATCGAGTTGCTGTAA
- the nusA gene encoding transcription termination factor NusA yields MGFDTLEAMTLIARDKNIDMDLVIETVEAGLLAAARKKYGFIDNLSFNFDHKEGELTMISLRIVVEKVKDPYTEISIEEARELDTDAELDDFMEIYIDPVEEFGRNAIASAKQILIQRIREAERDRIYDEYINRVGQLISGTVQQIDKGNVIVNLGRAESILPVREQISREKYRQGDRIRAIILDVQKSMKGPQIILSRVSTDFILRLFELEVPEIYEKIIEIRSIAREPGDRTKLAVYSGDERIDPVGACVGIKGVRVQSIVRELNNERIDIVAYSSNSEVFVSRALAPAKVVTIDVYDEEVGMTVAVEDDKLSLAIGKNGQNARLASRLTGWKINIMSETDYNEMKHEEAELMVPIGRLSGVGDVLEERLVDADINTVKDLADSELEDIVKIEGIGEKTAKRLIERAIEFMTEHEELIRAQKVETQAQEKLDADSSSKITELEFVDDAEDEEDENDDNDNESETPEKDE; encoded by the coding sequence ATGGGATTTGATACACTGGAAGCAATGACGCTTATCGCGCGAGATAAGAACATCGATATGGATTTGGTGATTGAGACGGTCGAGGCCGGGTTACTCGCTGCGGCGCGAAAAAAATATGGATTTATCGATAATCTCTCCTTCAATTTCGACCATAAGGAGGGAGAGCTGACTATGATTTCTTTGCGAATCGTTGTAGAGAAAGTTAAAGATCCTTATACCGAAATTTCTATTGAGGAAGCTCGCGAATTGGATACGGATGCCGAACTGGATGATTTCATGGAAATCTATATTGATCCGGTTGAGGAATTTGGAAGAAACGCGATTGCTTCGGCCAAACAAATCCTGATTCAGAGAATCCGGGAAGCGGAACGCGATCGCATTTACGACGAATATATCAACCGCGTGGGACAGCTTATCTCGGGAACGGTGCAGCAAATCGATAAAGGAAATGTCATCGTAAATCTTGGTCGGGCCGAATCTATTCTACCGGTCCGTGAACAGATCTCTCGAGAAAAATACCGCCAGGGCGACCGCATCCGCGCCATCATCCTTGATGTGCAAAAATCGATGAAGGGACCGCAAATCATTTTATCGCGCGTCAGCACCGATTTCATCTTACGTTTATTTGAGTTAGAGGTGCCGGAAATATATGAAAAAATTATTGAAATCCGCTCCATCGCTCGTGAGCCGGGTGACCGCACGAAACTGGCGGTTTATTCGGGTGATGAACGGATTGATCCCGTCGGAGCATGTGTCGGCATTAAAGGGGTGAGAGTTCAATCCATCGTTCGCGAATTAAACAATGAACGAATAGATATCGTTGCTTACAGTTCTAATTCGGAAGTTTTTGTCTCACGCGCCCTGGCCCCTGCCAAAGTTGTTACTATCGATGTTTATGATGAGGAAGTGGGAATGACCGTCGCGGTAGAAGATGACAAATTGTCGCTCGCTATCGGGAAAAACGGTCAAAACGCTCGCCTCGCCTCACGTCTGACAGGCTGGAAAATCAATATCATGTCAGAAACCGATTATAATGAGATGAAACACGAGGAAGCAGAATTGATGGTTCCGATTGGGCGATTGAGTGGCGTCGGTGACGTCCTCGAAGAACGATTGGTTGACGCGGATATCAATACCGTCAAAGATTTGGCTGATAGTGAACTCGAAGATATTGTCAAAATAGAGGGTATCGGAGAAAAAACGGCGAAGAGATTAATTGAACGCGCAATTGAATTTATGACCGAACATGAAGAACTAATTAGAGCACAAAAGGTCGAAACTCAGGCGCAGGAAAAACTTGACGCAGATTCATCCTCAAAAATTACTGAACTTGAATTTGTGGATGATGCCGAAGATGAAGAAGACGAAAATGACGATAATGACAATGAATCTGAGACACCGGAAAAAGATGAATAA
- the truB gene encoding tRNA pseudouridine(55) synthase TruB, with protein sequence MERFDGLLPIYKDSGPTSHDVIYRLRSILNRQKIGHTGTLDPLASGLLPITLGRATKLTQFFTDWDKSYQAEITLGARSDTFDSEGHISDNREIPELSKDDIKGYLSAFIGKIIQKVPSFSAVKVKGKELYKYARRGIKVETPNREIEIHSIDLLSYDRHKLTIRVDCGKGTYIRVLANDLGNNIGCGAYLSGLKRLRAGSLEIDSALTLESVSELYNNGKLAKHIIPMRDVIEFPILSVSLEAEKSIKHGGVPERKEILNWNREFLPGNLVAMASQNGNILAIGKSKCSAASLKSNLDNDYFSFVRVLI encoded by the coding sequence ATGGAACGATTTGACGGCTTGTTGCCTATATATAAAGACTCAGGTCCGACAAGTCATGATGTTATCTATCGACTTCGTAGCATTCTTAATCGCCAGAAGATAGGGCATACCGGTACGCTCGATCCATTAGCCTCGGGATTATTGCCGATTACCCTGGGAAGAGCCACGAAATTGACGCAATTCTTTACGGATTGGGATAAATCTTATCAGGCCGAGATAACACTGGGAGCGAGATCAGATACTTTCGATTCTGAGGGTCATATTTCGGATAATCGGGAAATTCCCGAGCTTTCGAAAGATGATATTAAAGGTTATTTAAGCGCTTTTATCGGGAAGATTATCCAGAAAGTTCCTTCATTTTCCGCGGTCAAAGTTAAAGGCAAAGAACTATACAAATATGCTCGACGGGGCATCAAGGTGGAAACGCCGAATCGCGAGATCGAAATTCATTCAATTGATTTGTTATCTTATGATCGCCACAAATTAACTATAAGAGTGGATTGCGGTAAGGGAACATACATTCGCGTACTGGCCAACGACTTGGGAAATAACATCGGGTGCGGTGCGTATTTGTCGGGATTAAAAAGACTTAGGGCTGGTTCGTTGGAAATCGATTCGGCCCTGACTCTGGAATCGGTATCGGAGTTATACAATAATGGGAAACTGGCAAAACATATCATCCCGATGCGCGATGTAATAGAATTTCCAATTTTGAGCGTTTCTTTGGAGGCGGAAAAATCTATAAAACATGGGGGCGTACCTGAAAGAAAAGAAATACTGAATTGGAATCGGGAATTTTTACCCGGTAATTTAGTCGCGATGGCAAGTCAGAACGGGAATATTCTGGCGATCGGTAAGTCGAAGTGCAGTGCCGCTTCCCTGAAAAGTAATTTAGATAATGATTATTTTTCTTTCGTAAGGGTTTTGATTTGA
- the infB gene encoding translation initiation factor IF-2, translated as MADNKSRKRIYDIAKEYKISSDALLKVLRGLGFTIKSHMSIASSDMLEAIDNKFKREIAEVKKDDEARKQKLQELKSKKRREEAKKLALRKKAAAQAKKKKSLAERKARKLAARELEKSQKTAELEDQKPKKMAAKKAKDEEIAEAKARKPKKAVSKRVVAEQKPRRFAKKVLEKPKTGPAKAAEPAKAEKPKAKKEKTEISRQTITSTPGAAKKLQKKLDQRIGAGRPPKKRRKRDRSKKKNEHKVDTTAVKLSFKQTMATMDSGKKIKKHKKRSQITDDDYGITAIEVTEFMTLSELARAFGKKPAELVAKCMEMGMLASINQRLDMDTIEMLAIEFELDVRQIEEVVNVTIEEEEETQLESRAPVVTIMGHVDHGKTTLLDYIRESDIVSGEAGKITQHIGAYSVQTRGGRITFLDTPGHEAFSAMRARGAQVTDVVILVISSTEAVMPQTVEAIDHAKAAKVPIMVAINKMDLPDANPDSVRQQLTNHNLLDESWGGKTIMVELSAKTGEGVDKLLEMILLQVEMLELKADPNIKAQGTVIEAQLEKGRGTVATVLIQKGTLEVGRPFVSGSYFGRVRAMADDRGNKVEKAGPSTPTIITGISGVPQAGDSFIVTSSESEARDVAQKRQQIKREYELRRVGTPTTLESIYEKIKDGQVTDLKIVIKGDVAGSVEALTETLTGIGNEEVRVNIIRSGVGAISESDVLLASASDAIVVGFHITADPRARETANREKVDIRTYSVIYEVKEDITKAIEGLLKPELVEKWKGTAEVRQPFKIPKVGLICGSHIQQGKMTRGDKIRVSRDGVVIHEGTISSLKRFKEDVKEVVAGLECGIGIEKFEDVQVGDHIETYEMVETSRTL; from the coding sequence TTGGCTGACAATAAGTCCAGAAAACGAATTTACGATATCGCTAAGGAATATAAAATTTCGAGTGATGCCTTGCTAAAAGTTCTACGCGGGCTTGGATTTACTATCAAATCTCACATGTCGATTGCGTCGAGTGATATGCTCGAAGCTATTGACAATAAGTTCAAACGCGAAATAGCGGAAGTCAAAAAAGATGATGAAGCCCGCAAGCAAAAGCTACAGGAATTGAAATCCAAAAAGCGCCGAGAAGAAGCCAAGAAACTCGCCCTTAGAAAAAAAGCTGCTGCTCAGGCCAAAAAGAAAAAATCACTGGCGGAAAGGAAAGCAAGAAAATTGGCCGCCAGAGAACTTGAGAAATCCCAAAAGACCGCGGAATTGGAGGATCAGAAGCCCAAAAAAATGGCCGCGAAAAAGGCAAAAGATGAAGAAATCGCTGAAGCCAAAGCCAGAAAGCCCAAAAAGGCCGTCTCAAAGAGAGTTGTAGCCGAGCAAAAACCAAGAAGATTTGCCAAAAAGGTTCTGGAAAAACCAAAGACTGGACCAGCCAAGGCCGCTGAGCCCGCTAAGGCTGAAAAGCCAAAAGCCAAAAAAGAAAAAACGGAAATATCTCGTCAGACGATTACTTCAACGCCCGGTGCCGCCAAGAAATTGCAGAAAAAGCTTGATCAACGAATTGGAGCCGGCCGGCCTCCGAAAAAGCGAAGAAAACGAGATAGATCTAAGAAAAAGAATGAGCATAAAGTCGATACTACTGCCGTTAAATTGTCATTTAAACAGACAATGGCAACCATGGATTCGGGGAAAAAAATCAAGAAGCATAAGAAACGAAGCCAGATTACGGATGATGATTATGGAATTACGGCGATTGAAGTCACTGAATTTATGACTCTCTCGGAATTAGCCAGGGCTTTTGGCAAAAAGCCAGCCGAACTGGTTGCCAAATGCATGGAAATGGGGATGCTCGCATCGATAAACCAACGTCTTGACATGGATACCATCGAAATGCTGGCTATTGAATTCGAGCTTGATGTCAGGCAAATTGAAGAAGTTGTGAACGTTACTATTGAAGAAGAGGAGGAAACTCAACTCGAATCCCGCGCTCCGGTCGTAACCATTATGGGCCATGTCGATCATGGAAAAACTACCCTTCTGGATTATATCAGAGAATCCGATATTGTTTCAGGTGAAGCGGGCAAAATCACTCAACATATCGGTGCCTACAGCGTGCAAACCCGTGGGGGCCGTATTACTTTTCTTGATACTCCCGGCCATGAAGCATTTTCGGCCATGCGTGCCCGCGGCGCTCAAGTCACAGATGTTGTCATTCTTGTCATTTCTTCAACCGAGGCGGTCATGCCCCAAACGGTGGAAGCCATCGACCACGCCAAAGCCGCCAAAGTGCCTATCATGGTGGCGATAAATAAAATGGATTTACCAGACGCTAACCCCGATTCCGTTCGCCAACAATTAACGAATCATAATCTTCTTGATGAATCATGGGGCGGCAAAACCATAATGGTAGAGTTGTCGGCCAAAACCGGTGAAGGCGTAGATAAACTACTGGAAATGATCCTACTACAGGTTGAAATGCTTGAGCTTAAGGCCGACCCAAACATTAAAGCTCAGGGAACTGTAATTGAAGCCCAATTGGAAAAGGGGCGAGGCACTGTCGCCACTGTTCTTATTCAAAAGGGCACATTGGAGGTTGGAAGGCCTTTCGTCTCCGGAAGCTATTTTGGCCGCGTTAGAGCCATGGCTGATGATCGAGGCAATAAGGTTGAAAAAGCAGGGCCATCAACCCCAACAATTATTACCGGAATATCAGGCGTACCTCAAGCGGGTGATTCGTTTATTGTAACATCTTCTGAATCAGAAGCCCGAGACGTAGCTCAAAAGAGACAACAAATTAAACGCGAGTATGAATTACGCCGCGTCGGTACCCCGACTACCCTTGAATCAATTTATGAGAAAATCAAAGATGGTCAGGTTACTGACTTGAAAATAGTAATTAAGGGTGATGTTGCCGGTTCTGTTGAAGCCTTGACTGAAACTCTTACCGGAATTGGCAATGAAGAAGTACGGGTCAATATTATCCGCTCTGGTGTTGGAGCTATTAGTGAATCCGATGTATTGTTAGCGTCTGCTTCTGATGCCATTGTCGTCGGTTTTCATATTACAGCCGATCCTCGTGCTCGTGAAACGGCCAACCGCGAAAAAGTTGATATCCGCACCTATTCAGTTATTTATGAAGTTAAAGAGGATATTACAAAAGCAATTGAGGGATTGCTTAAACCTGAACTGGTTGAGAAATGGAAAGGTACTGCCGAAGTGCGTCAGCCTTTCAAAATTCCAAAAGTTGGCTTAATATGCGGTTCCCACATTCAACAGGGCAAAATGACCCGGGGAGATAAAATACGTGTGAGTCGTGATGGTGTTGTTATTCATGAAGGAACTATTTCTTCTCTCAAGAGGTTTAAAGAAGACGTGAAAGAAGTCGTGGCCGGGCTTGAATGCGGAATTGGAATTGAAAAATTTGAGGATGTCCAGGTGGGCGATCATATCGAAACTTACGAAATGGTCGAAACATCGCGGACATTATAG
- the rimP gene encoding ribosome maturation factor RimP gives MISDLKTDIENLAEPLLASEGFELVEIKLSRYKSNFRLQIFVDSDNGVTLDKCVELSKIIGAAVDVEDILDSKYILEVSSPGLDRHLHTQRDFERKIGKNIKVEYTEGGKKKRIRGSLTDVDTTTILINGEDGEFKIALSDIRQGKVVI, from the coding sequence TTGATTAGTGATCTAAAAACAGATATCGAGAATTTGGCGGAACCTCTGTTAGCCTCGGAAGGTTTTGAATTAGTGGAAATCAAACTCTCCCGGTACAAGAGCAATTTCCGTCTGCAGATATTTGTCGATTCCGATAACGGCGTGACGCTTGACAAATGCGTTGAATTGTCGAAAATTATCGGTGCCGCTGTGGATGTCGAAGATATTTTGGATTCCAAATATATCCTTGAGGTTTCTTCGCCGGGACTGGATCGACATCTTCACACTCAGCGTGATTTTGAAAGAAAAATCGGCAAGAACATAAAAGTGGAATACACCGAAGGCGGCAAGAAGAAAAGAATTCGCGGTTCGCTGACTGATGTGGATACGACGACAATTCTAATTAACGGTGAAGACGGCGAATTTAAAATAGCCCTGTCTGATATTCGGCAGGGTAAGGTAGTAATTTAG